A single window of Channa argus isolate prfri chromosome 2, Channa argus male v1.0, whole genome shotgun sequence DNA harbors:
- the terb2 gene encoding telomere repeats-binding bouquet formation protein 2, translated as MFRERSGWFSSSVPQVCQDFWTLEGGTVAGWRTADYLFSADAASPDTLRIFESKDYLWNKVTVFHSFFLCACDKRQSVTSVCIGHYVLPPASVQHEVRNVVGRFIWEHEDNQSVQGSHKTFHTEDEYIKEGVCNPEPSDTDSSENEAPLSGHIQDYLVSDMLTGYLSMDNLQKYSGDLCDFHPVCFRCSNSKAHT; from the exons ATGTTTAGGGAAAGGTCTGGCTGGTTTTCAAGCAGTGTGCCACAGGTCTGTCAGGATTTCTGGA CTTTGGAGGGTGGCACTGTTGCTGGGTGGAGGACGGCAGATTATCTTTTCAGTGCGGATGCTGCTTCTCCAGATACTCTGAG GATTTTTGAGAGCAAAGATTACCTCTGGAACAAGGTGacagtttttcacagtttttttctctgcgCCTGTGACAAACGCCAGAGTGTAACGTCTGTGTGCATTGGTCATTATGTGCTGCCTCCGGCCTCAGTACAGCACG AGGTGAGAAATGTGGTTGGGCGGTTCATTTGGGAGCATGAAGATAACCAGTCAGTACAG GGTTCCCATAAGACTTTTCACACAGAAGATGAGTACATTAAAGAAGGAGTCTGCAA TCCCGAGCCATCAGACACAGACTCATCAGAAAATGAAGCTCCTCTTTCTGGTCATATACAGGATTATCTAGTCAGCGACATGCTTACAG GATACCTCAGCATGGACAACCTGCAGAAATATTCAGGGGATCTGTGTGATTTCCATCCTGTGTGTTTTCGATGCTCCAACTCTAAAGCCCACACATAA